A section of the Anabaena cylindrica PCC 7122 genome encodes:
- a CDS encoding DUF433 domain-containing protein, translating into MNLTSTEYKYIELNEFHVPIIAGTTMKVIELVTGYLAHGWSPEELHFQHPYLTLSQIHSALAYYWDHQSELDADIQQREQYAEQLKQQAGESPIAKKLRAQGLIK; encoded by the coding sequence ATGAACCTTACATCTACAGAATATAAATACATAGAACTCAACGAGTTCCATGTTCCGATCATCGCAGGAACGACAATGAAAGTGATTGAATTAGTTACGGGTTATCTTGCTCATGGTTGGAGTCCAGAAGAACTGCATTTTCAACATCCTTATTTAACTCTGAGTCAAATTCATTCAGCCTTAGCTTATTACTGGGATCATCAATCAGAATTAGATGCAGATATTCAGCAACGAGAGCAATATGCTGAACAATTAAAACAGCAAGCTGGTGAATCTCCTATAGCGAAAAAACTACGCGCTCAGGGATTAATTAAATGA
- a CDS encoding AAA family ATPase: MYLKKVLLENVGPIDSLEIELPFNENSQPKPVIIVGENGSGKSIFLSYIVNALLFTQQELFDNCEVEKGKVYKKRSPSYIKVGSTYSFGKIEFEEEFTCFEWQLNRTKKELEEIYGITPIHKEWNQIPENESSFLYANFNREIKKLEDLYNRNCLLYFPANRFEEPAWLNWDHLNSKASFSDIIHIQGFLNRKIINYSPLNINKNWLLDILYDRSVLELNVLNLQLPVQSIQHTFSVFTGYNGESTNIYNSVLLVLKKLFQKEGDLRFGMGKRNFRNVELIYDEKQLVPNIFQLSTGETALLNLFLTILRDYDLCPLTKFESLDKIRGLVLIDEIDIHLHSLHQRNILPELISLFPGIQFIITSHSPLFILGLEEKLGSDGFRIIELPKGIEISSEQFSEFEKAYSFLKFTKKYDEDIRAEIERSHRPIVFGEGTLDIRYLKKAAEFLGKKEFLEKLNLKDFDGYKNMDNFWNNPKCTAITPQKIILLYDCDTKKNHEEKKTVFRRIIPFVDANPIKKGIENLFKRESLEKALKEKSAFIDITREHTKTERGQQVTVPETWEVNKDEKKNLCDWFCNYGTREDFESFIDVFKLIEEILT; this comes from the coding sequence ATGTACTTGAAGAAAGTCCTGCTTGAAAATGTTGGTCCTATAGACAGCTTAGAGATTGAGTTACCATTCAATGAAAATTCTCAGCCAAAACCTGTGATTATTGTAGGTGAAAATGGGTCAGGAAAAAGTATTTTTCTTTCCTATATTGTTAATGCGCTTCTATTTACTCAACAGGAACTTTTTGATAATTGTGAGGTTGAAAAAGGTAAAGTCTATAAAAAACGTAGTCCAAGTTATATCAAAGTTGGCTCAACATATTCTTTCGGAAAAATAGAATTTGAAGAAGAGTTCACTTGTTTTGAATGGCAACTTAATCGAACAAAAAAAGAACTTGAAGAGATTTATGGAATAACTCCAATTCATAAAGAATGGAATCAGATACCTGAAAACGAAAGTAGTTTTTTATATGCTAATTTTAACAGAGAAATCAAAAAACTAGAAGACCTTTATAATAGAAACTGCTTGCTTTACTTTCCAGCGAATAGATTTGAGGAGCCTGCATGGCTAAATTGGGATCATTTAAATTCTAAGGCTAGTTTTTCAGATATTATACATATACAAGGATTCTTAAATCGAAAAATCATCAATTACTCGCCACTAAATATTAACAAAAATTGGTTGCTTGATATTCTTTATGATAGAAGTGTATTAGAGCTTAATGTTTTAAATTTACAACTTCCTGTTCAATCTATTCAACATACATTTTCAGTTTTTACAGGATATAATGGAGAAAGTACAAATATATATAATTCAGTTTTGCTAGTTTTAAAAAAGCTTTTTCAAAAAGAAGGTGATCTCAGATTTGGTATGGGAAAGAGAAATTTCCGAAATGTTGAGTTGATATATGATGAGAAACAATTAGTACCAAACATATTCCAGCTTTCTACTGGAGAAACAGCACTTCTCAATCTCTTTCTAACAATATTGCGTGATTATGACTTATGCCCTTTAACTAAATTTGAGAGTCTTGATAAAATTCGTGGATTAGTTCTTATTGATGAGATTGACATACATCTTCATTCATTGCATCAAAGAAATATTCTTCCAGAACTTATAAGCCTATTTCCGGGGATTCAGTTCATTATTACTTCACATTCTCCTTTATTTATACTTGGACTTGAGGAAAAATTAGGAAGTGATGGTTTTAGAATTATTGAATTACCAAAAGGTATTGAAATTAGCTCGGAGCAATTTAGCGAATTTGAAAAAGCTTATTCTTTTTTAAAGTTCACAAAAAAATATGATGAAGATATACGGGCGGAAATTGAGAGATCACATAGACCAATTGTCTTTGGAGAAGGTACTTTAGATATTAGATATTTAAAAAAAGCGGCTGAATTTCTTGGAAAAAAAGAGTTTTTGGAAAAATTAAATTTAAAAGATTTCGATGGATATAAAAACATGGACAACTTTTGGAATAATCCTAAATGTACGGCAATTACACCCCAAAAAATTATTTTACTTTATGATTGTGATACTAAAAAAAATCACGAAGAAAAAAAGACTGTTTTTCGTAGAATTATACCTTTTGTAGATGCCAATCCTATAAAGAAAGGTATTGAAAATCTTTTTAAGAGAGAATCTTTAGAAAAAGCCTTAAAAGAAAAATCAGCTTTCATTGATATAACGCGAGAACATACAAAAACTGAGAGAGGGCAACAAGTAACTGTTCCCGAAACATGGGAAGTTAATAAAGATGAGAAGAAAAATCTTTGCGATTGGTTCTGTAATTATGGTACACGAGAAGACTTTGAGAGTTTTATAGATGTATTTAAACTAATCGAAGAAATATTAACCTAA
- a CDS encoding ImmA/IrrE family metallo-endopeptidase, translated as MTTNILDNIDLRTLGELLQQARKKCGMTQVDAAKIIDAARTTMIAIEKGERRLKANELIKLARAYGRSVSDFVRQRPIVQPFEVQFRAVYQRSQEQQAEIEPFILHLEELCQNYLELEQIMKAPIPRNYPLEYQITDMPIKSAAESIAVAERQRLGLGDAPIFQLRDILEQDVGLRIFYLQMPQKYSEVYSYNEEVGGCMAINANHPEERRRWSMAHGYLHFLAHRQKPEFHFDGQYQRFPESEQLAETFPKYFLMPTSGLLKRFNDMYRTHGKFTPTNLFTLAHYYGVSIEALVYRLEEMELLPSGTWEKLRDRGLKVRKVQEELGLEQIPQRVDMMPLHYQHLAIEALDQGLITEGRFAEFLHVDRLEARRIAEALREYSSGMMEEDTDFDLRQIQAAGK; from the coding sequence ATGACTACCAACATCCTGGATAACATTGATCTGCGGACATTAGGTGAACTTCTCCAACAAGCACGTAAAAAATGCGGCATGACTCAAGTTGATGCAGCCAAAATTATTGATGCTGCACGCACCACCATGATCGCTATTGAAAAAGGAGAACGCCGTCTTAAAGCCAATGAACTGATTAAACTTGCTCGTGCTTACGGACGTTCTGTAAGTGACTTTGTTCGGCAACGTCCAATTGTCCAACCTTTTGAAGTACAGTTTCGGGCAGTTTATCAACGCAGTCAAGAACAACAGGCAGAAATTGAACCATTTATCCTGCATTTAGAGGAATTATGTCAAAATTACCTAGAACTTGAGCAGATTATGAAAGCGCCAATCCCGCGTAACTATCCTCTTGAGTATCAAATAACTGATATGCCCATTAAATCTGCTGCGGAGAGTATAGCAGTAGCAGAACGTCAACGCCTGGGTTTAGGTGATGCACCTATTTTCCAACTGCGGGACATCCTAGAACAAGATGTGGGTTTACGGATCTTCTATTTGCAGATGCCGCAAAAATATTCAGAAGTGTACAGCTATAACGAAGAAGTTGGCGGTTGTATGGCTATCAATGCCAATCATCCAGAGGAACGCCGACGCTGGTCAATGGCGCATGGATACCTTCATTTTTTAGCACATCGGCAAAAACCAGAATTCCATTTTGATGGTCAATATCAGCGATTTCCTGAAAGTGAGCAATTAGCAGAAACTTTCCCCAAATATTTCCTCATGCCTACCAGTGGATTGCTGAAGCGGTTTAATGATATGTACCGTACTCATGGCAAGTTCACACCCACCAATCTATTTACACTAGCGCATTATTATGGTGTGTCCATAGAAGCCCTAGTTTATCGGTTAGAAGAAATGGAACTTCTACCTTCTGGAACTTGGGAGAAATTGCGAGATAGAGGTTTAAAAGTCAGAAAGGTACAGGAAGAACTAGGTTTAGAACAGATTCCCCAAAGAGTTGATATGATGCCTCTGCACTATCAACATTTAGCTATTGAAGCACTGGATCAAGGTTTAATTACGGAAGGGCGTTTTGCTGAATTTCTCCATGTTGATCGTTTAGAAGCCCGTCGCATAGCTGAAGCATTACGGGAATATTCAAGCGGAATGATGGAAGAAGATACGGATTTTGATTTGCGTCAAATCCAAGCTGCTGGGAAGTGA
- a CDS encoding type II toxin-antitoxin system VapC family toxin — protein sequence MTRVLCIDTSVWIPYLVPEVYQFQARTLVTEALSLNIHLVAPAFAWAEVGSVLRKKARIGVITKEEAQGFFEDFCELPIDYIEEETIRVRSWEIAAKYGLSTLYDAAFLACSEMTSAEFWTADAALVRELTPKPDYLREIEEIVN from the coding sequence ATGACTAGAGTTTTGTGCATAGATACCAGTGTTTGGATTCCTTACCTTGTCCCAGAAGTTTACCAATTCCAAGCCAGAACTCTAGTAACAGAAGCATTGAGCTTAAATATACACTTAGTAGCTCCCGCTTTTGCTTGGGCGGAAGTTGGATCTGTACTAAGGAAAAAAGCCCGGATAGGAGTCATTACCAAAGAAGAAGCACAAGGTTTTTTTGAGGACTTCTGCGAACTTCCCATTGATTACATTGAAGAAGAAACAATTAGGGTTAGAAGTTGGGAAATTGCCGCAAAATACGGTTTATCTACCCTTTATGATGCAGCTTTTCTTGCTTGTTCTGAAATGACATCGGCTGAGTTTTGGACTGCGGATGCTGCATTGGTGAGAGAACTCACACCTAAACCCGATTATTTGCGAGAAATAGAAGAAATAGTAAATTAA
- a CDS encoding YlcI/YnfO family protein, whose product MEREALTIRFPSELLAKARKLKEGRESFNDLIVEAVEREVRRRRGWAAHQRIIARSETIEARTGIQPTSIDMIRSLREGEGRHD is encoded by the coding sequence ATGGAACGCGAAGCTTTAACAATCCGTTTTCCTTCTGAACTACTTGCCAAAGCCAGGAAACTAAAGGAAGGTAGGGAATCTTTTAATGATTTAATCGTTGAGGCTGTGGAACGTGAGGTAAGACGTAGAAGAGGATGGGCTGCACATCAGCGAATTATTGCCCGCAGCGAAACTATCGAAGCCAGAACCGGCATACAACCAACCTCTATAGATATGATTCGCAGTCTCAGAGAGGGTGAGGGACGGCATGACTAG